A region of the Pseudarthrobacter phenanthrenivorans Sphe3 genome:
CTTCCCGTCTGGGCCTCGACCGTGCGCTGTGGATGTCGCTGCTGATCCTGGCCTCGGGCATTGTGCTCCGCTCCGTGCCTGTTCCCGGATTCATCTGGCTGGGCACAGCACTCATAGGCCTCGCGATCGCGTTCCTCAATGTCCTGGTCCCTTCGCTGGTGAAGCGGGACTTTCCCGCGAGGGTCAGCCAGCTCACCGGAAGCTACACCGCCACCCAGGCCGCCTTCGCCGCCATGGGGGCCGCCGTCGTCGTACCCGTTGCCCAAACTTCCACCGCGGGATGGCGGCTTGCCCTCGGTATCTGGGTGGGACTTGCACTCATCGCCATGGCGGTGCTCCTGCCCTGGCTGCGCCGGCACAGCTCCGGCACTGTGAACGCCGCCAGGCCTGCGGTCTCCTACCGGTCGCCCTGGGTCTCAGCCTTGGGCTGGCAGGTGACCATTTTCATGGGGCTGCAGTCGATAGCCTTCTACGTCCTGATGGCATGGCTGCCTACCATCGAACAAAGCCGCGGGGTCACGGCCACTACCGCCGGGATCCATCTGTCCATTTTCCTGCTCATCAGCGTCTTCGCCAGCCTTGCAGCAGGCGGAATCCTTCACCGGGGTTCGGACCAGCGGTTCGTTGCCTTTGCCAGCGGCGCCGTGATGGTTGTGACGTTCGTGGGCCTGGCGCTTGCGCCCGAACTCATCCTGCTGTGGGTTGTCCTGGGGGCAATAGGATGCGGAAGCCTCATTGTCATTGCCCTGTCCCTGTTCAGCCTCCGGACCGTTAACTATTCGCAGGCGGCATCATTGTCCGGCATGGCCCAGTCCGTTGGTTATGGCCTGGCTGCCGCAGGGCCGGTGATGTTCGGTGCTCTTCGCGATCTGAGCGGAGACTGGACGCTTCCGCTCCTGGTCACCGCGGGCATCATGGTGGTGCTTGCCGTGACGGGCGTGCTCGCAGGGCGGAGCCGGGTCATCAGCCCATCGGCATAACCTC
Encoded here:
- a CDS encoding MFS transporter, which produces MEPATMPAATRNAPDRTVRFGYAFIGVLLIAVNLRVSFVSVGPVLQNISSDLGLSSAAAGFLTGLPLIAFAAFSPLAPGFASRLGLDRALWMSLLILASGIVLRSVPVPGFIWLGTALIGLAIAFLNVLVPSLVKRDFPARVSQLTGSYTATQAAFAAMGAAVVVPVAQTSTAGWRLALGIWVGLALIAMAVLLPWLRRHSSGTVNAARPAVSYRSPWVSALGWQVTIFMGLQSIAFYVLMAWLPTIEQSRGVTATTAGIHLSIFLLISVFASLAAGGILHRGSDQRFVAFASGAVMVVTFVGLALAPELILLWVVLGAIGCGSLIVIALSLFSLRTVNYSQAASLSGMAQSVGYGLAAAGPVMFGALRDLSGDWTLPLLVTAGIMVVLAVTGVLAGRSRVISPSA